One window of Desulfarculus baarsii DSM 2075 genomic DNA carries:
- a CDS encoding type Z 30S ribosomal protein S14, with translation MAKLAQMQKMSREPKFKVRRRNRCPICGRPRAFIRKFGLCRVCLRNMALRGELPGVIKASW, from the coding sequence TTGGCCAAGTTAGCGCAGATGCAAAAGATGTCGCGCGAGCCAAAATTCAAGGTGCGCCGCAGAAATCGGTGCCCCATTTGCGGCCGGCCCCGGGCCTTTATCCGCAAGTTTGGCCTCTGCCGCGTTTGCCTCCGCAATATGGCCCTGCGAGGCGAGCTGCCTGGCGTGATCAAGGCTAGCTGGTAG
- the rplE gene encoding 50S ribosomal protein L5 gives MADKKKKKAEGQEQPAEVIEKVAPRLREKYLQECIPQLIEQFSYKNIMQVPKPVKAVLNMGVGEAIQNIKVLEAAAEELTMIAGQRAMINRARRSIASFKLREGMPIGTSVTLRGEKMWFFMDKLFNIALPRVRDFRGVSATAFDGRGNYTLGVKEHIIFPEIEYDKIDKVKGMNITIVTTAQTDEEGRALLRLLGVPFRA, from the coding sequence ATGGCTGACAAAAAGAAGAAAAAGGCCGAAGGCCAGGAACAGCCGGCCGAAGTCATCGAAAAGGTGGCTCCCAGGCTGCGCGAGAAGTATCTGCAGGAGTGCATTCCGCAACTCATCGAGCAGTTCTCGTACAAAAACATCATGCAGGTGCCCAAGCCGGTCAAGGCCGTCCTGAACATGGGCGTGGGCGAGGCGATCCAGAATATCAAGGTGTTGGAGGCGGCGGCCGAGGAATTGACCATGATCGCCGGCCAGCGGGCCATGATCAACCGGGCCCGGCGCTCCATCGCCTCCTTCAAGCTGCGCGAGGGCATGCCCATCGGCACCTCGGTTACTCTCCGGGGTGAGAAGATGTGGTTTTTCATGGACAAACTGTTCAACATCGCCCTGCCCCGCGTGCGCGACTTCCGCGGTGTCAGCGCCACGGCCTTCGACGGCCGCGGCAACTACACCCTGGGCGTGAAAGAGCATATAATTTTCCCGGAGATCGAGTACGACAAGATCGACAAGGTCAAGGGAATGAACATAACCATCGTAACTACTGCCCAGACCGACGAAGAGGGGCGCGCGCTGCTCCGTCTGCTGGGCGTGCCCTTCCGGGCCTAG
- the rplX gene encoding 50S ribosomal protein L24, with translation MSKLSIKKDDKVMVTAGRDRGKVGKVLRVLPADNRAIVEKVNVVKRHTRPSQNNQGGIVEKEMPIDISNLMVICDKCGKASRLGRKVLDDGKTSRFCKKCGELLDA, from the coding sequence ATGAGCAAACTGAGCATCAAAAAAGACGACAAGGTCATGGTCACGGCTGGCCGCGATCGCGGCAAGGTGGGCAAAGTCCTGCGCGTGCTGCCGGCCGACAACCGGGCCATCGTCGAAAAGGTCAACGTGGTCAAGCGCCACACCCGCCCCAGCCAGAACAATCAGGGCGGCATCGTCGAGAAGGAAATGCCCATCGACATCAGCAACCTCATGGTCATCTGCGACAAATGCGGGAAGGCCAGCCGGTTGGGTCGCAAGGTTCTCGACGACGGCAAGACCAGTCGCTTCTGCAAGAAATGCGGCGAGCTTCTTGACGCTTGA
- the rplN gene encoding 50S ribosomal protein L14, with the protein MIQPETNLQSADNSGAKRLYCIKVLGGSKRRYASLGDVIVVSVKEALPNSKVKKGDVMKAVVVRTAKEVRRADGSAIKFDDNSAVLINNAGEPIGTRIFGPVARELRARRYMKIVSLAPEVL; encoded by the coding sequence ATGATCCAGCCTGAAACCAATTTGCAATCGGCCGACAACTCCGGCGCCAAGAGGCTTTACTGCATCAAGGTGCTGGGGGGATCCAAGCGGCGCTATGCGAGCTTGGGCGATGTCATCGTGGTCTCGGTCAAGGAGGCCCTGCCCAACTCCAAGGTCAAGAAGGGCGATGTCATGAAGGCGGTGGTGGTCCGCACGGCCAAGGAAGTGCGGCGGGCCGACGGCTCGGCCATCAAATTCGACGACAACTCGGCCGTGTTGATCAACAATGCCGGAGAGCCCATCGGCACCCGTATCTTCGGGCCGGTGGCCAGGGAACTGCGGGCCAGGCGCTACATGAAGATCGTGTCGCTGGCGCCCGAGGTTTTGTAG
- the rpsQ gene encoding 30S ribosomal protein S17, which translates to MANNDRGNAKALTGVVVSDKMDKTVVVQVERLVKHPIYKKYVRRRAKFMAHDEANDCRVGDTVLIRQSRPLSRLKRWRVSKVLERVA; encoded by the coding sequence ATGGCCAACAATGATCGCGGAAACGCCAAGGCTCTCACCGGCGTGGTGGTGAGCGACAAGATGGACAAAACGGTGGTGGTCCAGGTCGAGCGCCTGGTGAAACACCCCATTTACAAAAAGTACGTGCGGCGCCGGGCCAAGTTCATGGCTCACGACGAGGCCAACGACTGCAGGGTGGGCGATACCGTGCTCATTCGTCAGAGCAGGCCCCTGAGCAGACTCAAACGCTGGCGCGTCAGCAAGGTGCTGGAGCGGGTGGCGTAG
- the rpmC gene encoding 50S ribosomal protein L29, with the protein MKASELKSLSLGELERKLDDLRQELFNLKFQNATGQLENPMKLGVTKKDIARVLTVMRQLAAE; encoded by the coding sequence ATGAAAGCGTCTGAACTGAAGAGTCTTTCCCTTGGGGAGTTGGAGCGCAAACTCGACGATCTGCGTCAGGAGCTGTTCAACCTCAAGTTTCAGAACGCCACCGGGCAGTTGGAAAACCCCATGAAACTGGGAGTGACCAAAAAAGACATCGCCCGCGTTCTGACGGTCATGCGCCAGCTGGCCGCGGAATAA
- the rplP gene encoding 50S ribosomal protein L16 gives MLAPKRVRHRKVMKGRMRGACQSGNRVSFGQYGLQAVGAGWMTNQQIESARIAITRYIKRGGKVFIRVFPDKPYTKKPAETRMGKGKGSPEGWVAVVPRGRMIYEIDGVARETAMEALRLASHKLPFKTRIVERS, from the coding sequence ATGCTTGCGCCAAAAAGAGTTAGACACCGGAAAGTCATGAAGGGCCGCATGCGTGGCGCTTGTCAGTCCGGTAACAGGGTTTCCTTCGGCCAGTACGGCCTCCAGGCCGTCGGCGCTGGCTGGATGACCAACCAACAGATAGAGTCGGCCCGTATCGCCATTACCCGCTACATCAAGCGCGGCGGCAAGGTCTTCATCCGGGTTTTCCCGGACAAGCCCTACACCAAAAAGCCGGCCGAGACGCGCATGGGCAAGGGCAAGGGCTCGCCGGAAGGCTGGGTCGCCGTGGTGCCCAGGGGCCGCATGATCTACGAGATCGACGGCGTGGCCCGCGAGACGGCCATGGAGGCCCTGCGCCTGGCCAGCCACAAGCTTCCTTTCAAGACTCGCATCGTCGAAAGGAGCTGA
- the rpsC gene encoding 30S ribosomal protein S3 — protein sequence MGQKVNPIGFRLGVIRTWDSRWFANKRDYAGLVFEDHQIRKFLKKKLFHAGVSHIEIERAANKAKIRIHTARPGIVIGKKGSEIESVKKALEQLIKREVMLDIHEVRKPEVDAQLVAESVASQLERRIAFRRAMKRAVTTALKLGAQGIRIQCSGRLGGAEMARREWYREGRVPLHTLRADIDYGFAEARTTYGVIGVKVLIFKGEVLDDRDKTQAQAS from the coding sequence TTGGGACAGAAGGTAAATCCGATTGGGTTCAGACTGGGAGTGATCCGCACTTGGGATTCCCGTTGGTTCGCCAACAAGAGAGACTACGCGGGGTTGGTCTTTGAAGACCACCAGATCCGCAAGTTCCTCAAGAAGAAGCTCTTTCACGCCGGGGTCTCCCATATCGAGATCGAGCGGGCGGCCAACAAGGCCAAGATCCGCATCCATACCGCTCGGCCGGGCATTGTTATCGGCAAGAAGGGCTCCGAGATCGAATCGGTTAAAAAGGCCCTGGAACAGTTGATCAAGCGCGAGGTCATGCTCGACATCCACGAGGTGCGCAAGCCCGAAGTGGACGCCCAACTGGTCGCCGAAAGCGTGGCCAGTCAGCTCGAGCGGCGCATCGCCTTCCGGCGGGCCATGAAGCGGGCCGTGACCACCGCCCTCAAACTGGGCGCCCAGGGCATCCGCATCCAGTGCTCGGGCCGTCTGGGCGGCGCCGAGATGGCCCGCCGCGAGTGGTACCGTGAGGGCCGCGTGCCCCTGCACACCCTGCGGGCCGACATTGACTATGGTTTTGCCGAAGCCAGGACAACTTACGGCGTCATCGGCGTGAAGGTGCTCATCTTCAAGGGCGAGGTCCTTGACGATCGAGACAAGACGCAGGCGCAGGCCTCCTGA
- the rplV gene encoding 50S ribosomal protein L22, producing the protein MEATAKAKFVRISPRKVRLVADAVRGMKVEEALNKLKFTPKKAAGLMAKVIHSAAANATQNSSIDVDKLYVKVAFVDGGPSLKRWRPRAMGRAFSIRKRTSHITVVVAER; encoded by the coding sequence ATGGAAGCTACCGCCAAAGCAAAGTTCGTGCGCATCTCGCCCCGCAAGGTTCGCCTGGTGGCTGACGCCGTGCGCGGAATGAAGGTCGAGGAGGCTCTGAATAAGCTGAAGTTCACGCCCAAGAAGGCCGCTGGCTTGATGGCGAAGGTGATTCATTCCGCCGCCGCCAACGCCACGCAGAACTCCAGCATCGACGTCGACAAGCTTTACGTGAAGGTCGCCTTTGTTGACGGTGGGCCATCGCTGAAGCGTTGGCGCCCCCGGGCCATGGGTCGCGCCTTTTCTATCAGGAAACGGACCAGCCACATCACCGTGGTCGTGGCCGAGCGTTAA
- the rpsS gene encoding 30S ribosomal protein S19, translated as MPRSLKKGPFVDDHLAAKVEQSVDSGSRKVIKTWSRRSTIMPEFVGLTFAVHNGKKFVPVFVTENMVGHKLGEFAPTRTYYGHAADKKGKKK; from the coding sequence ATGCCGCGTAGTCTTAAAAAGGGACCTTTTGTCGACGATCATCTGGCCGCCAAGGTGGAGCAATCGGTCGATAGTGGCAGCCGCAAGGTCATCAAGACCTGGAGCCGTCGCTCGACGATCATGCCTGAGTTCGTCGGCCTGACCTTTGCGGTGCATAATGGCAAAAAGTTCGTCCCCGTGTTCGTTACCGAGAACATGGTCGGCCACAAGCTGGGCGAGTTCGCTCCCACGCGCACCTACTATGGCCATGCCGCCGACAAAAAAGGCAAGAAGAAGTAG
- the rplB gene encoding 50S ribosomal protein L2 codes for MAIKKFKPTSPGRRFATQLVSEEITKHEPEKSLLEPLKKSGGRNSYGRVTTRHRGGGHKRKYRQIDFKREKLGIPARVAGIEYDPNRSANIALLHYQDGEKRYILAPKGLKVDDVIVSDVKADIRPGNAMPLESMPLGTLLHNVEMKIGGGGQMVRSAGAYAQLMAKEGDYAILKLPSGEMRKVHIKCRATVGQVGNEQYENVSLGKAGRNRWLGRRPRVRGVAMNPVDHPMGGGEGKSSGGRHPCSPWGMPAKGYRTRKKKPSDKFIVRRRTK; via the coding sequence ATGGCCATCAAGAAATTTAAACCAACCTCGCCGGGTCGACGGTTCGCCACGCAGCTGGTGAGCGAAGAAATCACCAAGCACGAGCCGGAAAAGAGCCTGCTCGAGCCCCTGAAGAAGAGCGGCGGGCGCAACAGTTACGGTCGGGTCACCACGCGGCATCGCGGCGGCGGTCACAAGCGCAAGTATCGCCAGATCGATTTCAAGCGCGAGAAGCTGGGCATTCCTGCCCGCGTGGCCGGCATCGAGTACGACCCCAACCGCTCGGCCAACATCGCCCTGCTGCACTATCAGGACGGCGAGAAACGTTACATCCTGGCGCCCAAGGGCCTCAAAGTCGATGACGTCATCGTCAGCGACGTCAAGGCCGACATCCGGCCGGGCAACGCCATGCCCCTGGAGTCCATGCCCCTGGGCACCCTGCTGCACAACGTCGAGATGAAGATCGGCGGCGGCGGCCAGATGGTGCGCAGCGCCGGGGCCTACGCCCAGCTCATGGCCAAGGAAGGCGACTACGCCATCCTCAAGCTGCCTTCCGGCGAGATGCGCAAGGTGCACATCAAGTGCCGGGCCACGGTGGGCCAGGTGGGCAACGAACAATACGAGAACGTGAGCCTGGGCAAGGCCGGCCGCAACCGCTGGCTGGGCCGTCGGCCTCGGGTCCGCGGCGTGGCCATGAACCCGGTCGACCACCCCATGGGCGGCGGCGAAGGCAAGAGCAGCGGCGGCCGTCACCCCTGCAGCCCCTGGGGTATGCCCGCCAAGGGATACCGCACCCGCAAGAAGAAGCCTTCGGACAAGTTCATTGTCCGCCGGCGCACCAAGTAG
- a CDS encoding 50S ribosomal protein L23, translating into MKDLREVIRRPLITEKGTIAKEDNNQLLFEVDRRANKVEIRQAVEKLFDVKVLDVRTVSVKGKDKRMGRIVGRRSDWKKAYVTLAEGQSVDFFEGA; encoded by the coding sequence GTGAAAGACCTCAGAGAAGTCATTCGTCGGCCGCTGATTACGGAAAAAGGCACCATCGCCAAAGAGGACAACAACCAGTTGTTGTTCGAGGTCGATCGGCGGGCCAACAAGGTCGAGATCAGGCAGGCGGTCGAAAAATTGTTCGACGTCAAGGTGCTCGACGTCCGCACCGTGTCGGTCAAGGGCAAGGACAAGCGGATGGGCCGCATCGTGGGCAGACGCAGCGACTGGAAGAAAGCCTATGTCACCCTGGCCGAGGGCCAGAGCGTGGACTTCTTCGAGGGAGCCTAG
- the rplD gene encoding 50S ribosomal protein L4 — MPKVDVYDEKKQKVGEIELADEVFAAEVKAHLLHEVVVWQLAKRRAGTACTKTRSEVRGGGRKPWRQKGTGRARVGSRRSPLWRGGGTTHGPKPRDYDYNVPKKVRKAALKSALSDKLAEEKLMVLRGFGLEAIKTKAFAEVLATFQTQNVLVVTAGPDEVLEKSARNIPMVKVLRAEGLNVYDILRYDRLMLLEPAVGRIEEALS; from the coding sequence ATGCCGAAGGTTGACGTATACGACGAGAAAAAACAGAAGGTCGGCGAGATAGAGCTGGCGGACGAAGTCTTCGCCGCCGAGGTCAAGGCCCACCTTCTGCACGAAGTGGTTGTCTGGCAGCTGGCCAAACGTCGGGCCGGCACGGCCTGCACCAAGACCCGCTCGGAAGTGCGCGGCGGTGGCCGCAAGCCCTGGCGGCAAAAGGGCACCGGTCGGGCCCGCGTCGGTTCGCGGCGCAGCCCCCTGTGGCGCGGTGGTGGAACCACTCACGGCCCCAAGCCCCGCGACTACGACTACAACGTGCCCAAGAAAGTGCGTAAGGCCGCCCTCAAAAGCGCCCTTTCGGACAAGCTGGCCGAGGAAAAATTGATGGTTTTGCGGGGCTTTGGCCTCGAGGCCATCAAGACCAAGGCCTTCGCCGAGGTGCTGGCGACCTTCCAGACGCAAAACGTCCTGGTGGTCACCGCCGGGCCCGACGAGGTCCTGGAAAAGAGCGCGCGCAACATTCCCATGGTGAAGGTTCTGCGCGCCGAGGGCCTCAATGTGTACGATATCCTCCGCTACGATCGGCTGATGCTCCTGGAGCCGGCGGTCGGGCGCATCGAGGAGGCCCTGTCGTGA
- the rplC gene encoding 50S ribosomal protein L3: MLKGLIGKKVGMTRLFLEEGRAVAVTVLEVGPCHVVQIKTEDNDQYNALQLGFGAKKAKNVNKPTAGHFKKAGVEATSTLREFRVEDVADFEVGQTITADMFKMGDSVNVTGRSKGRGFSGVVKRHNFGGGRDTHGCTTHDAPGSIGQSADPSRVFKGVRLPGHYGAERKQVRNLKIVDVRPEQNLVVVRGAVPGPNGGIVLVEKAG, from the coding sequence ATGTTAAAGGGACTGATCGGTAAAAAAGTGGGCATGACCCGCTTGTTCCTCGAGGAAGGCCGCGCGGTGGCGGTGACGGTGCTGGAAGTGGGCCCGTGTCACGTCGTGCAGATCAAGACCGAGGACAACGACCAATACAACGCGTTGCAGCTTGGCTTCGGCGCCAAAAAGGCCAAAAACGTCAACAAGCCCACGGCCGGCCACTTCAAGAAAGCCGGCGTCGAGGCGACCTCGACCTTGCGCGAGTTTCGGGTGGAGGACGTGGCCGACTTCGAGGTGGGCCAGACCATCACCGCCGACATGTTCAAGATGGGCGATTCGGTCAACGTGACGGGCCGCAGCAAGGGCCGTGGTTTTTCCGGCGTGGTCAAGCGGCACAACTTTGGCGGCGGTCGGGACACCCACGGCTGCACCACCCACGACGCCCCCGGCTCCATCGGTCAGAGCGCCGATCCGTCCAGGGTGTTCAAGGGCGTGCGCCTGCCGGGTCACTACGGCGCCGAGCGCAAGCAGGTCCGCAACCTGAAAATCGTGGATGTGCGGCCGGAGCAGAATCTCGTGGTGGTCCGCGGCGCGGTGCCCGGCCCCAACGGCGGCATCGTTCTGGTTGAGAAGGCGGGCTAG
- the rpsJ gene encoding 30S ribosomal protein S10 translates to MQNQKIRIRLKAYDHRLLDQSAAEIVETARRTGAKVAGPIPLPTRINRFTVLRSPHIDKKSREQFEIRTHKRLLDILEPTQQTVDALMKLDLSAGVDVEIKL, encoded by the coding sequence ATCCAGAATCAGAAAATACGCATCCGGCTCAAAGCCTATGATCATAGGCTGCTGGATCAAAGCGCGGCCGAGATCGTGGAGACCGCGCGGCGAACCGGAGCGAAAGTGGCTGGGCCCATCCCCCTGCCCACCAGAATCAACCGGTTCACGGTGTTGCGCTCGCCGCACATCGACAAAAAGAGCCGCGAACAGTTCGAGATCCGCACCCACAAGCGTCTCCTGGACATCCTGGAGCCGACTCAGCAGACGGTCGACGCCCTGATGAAGCTCGACCTCAGCGCTGGCGTGGATGTGGAGATCAAGCTCTAG
- the tuf gene encoding elongation factor Tu, with protein sequence MAKEKFARTKPHVNVGTIGHIDHGKTTLTAAITKCLAARGGAKFVAFDEIDKAPEERERGITIATAHVEYETANRHYAHVDCPGHADYIKNMITGAAQMDGAILVVGADDGPMPQTREHILLARQVGVPAIVVFLNKVDMVDDEELIELVDMELRELLDKYEFPGDDTPIVRGSALKALNCGCGKDGCADCQPILDLMKAVDEFVPEPVRDVDQPFLMPIEDVFSISGRGTVVTGRVERGVINQGDDVEIVGIRNTQKTVCTGVEMFRKILDRGQAGDNIGVLLRGTKRDEVERGQVVAKPGSITPHTKFKAEVYVLSKEEGGRHTPFFNGYRPQFYFRTTDVTGVVDLPEGVEMVMPGDNVSISVALITPIAMEKELRFAIREGGRTVGAGVISEIIE encoded by the coding sequence ATGGCCAAGGAAAAGTTTGCGCGTACCAAGCCGCACGTGAACGTAGGAACGATTGGTCACATCGACCATGGCAAGACGACTTTGACGGCAGCGATCACCAAGTGCCTTGCCGCGCGCGGCGGCGCGAAGTTCGTGGCCTTCGACGAGATCGACAAGGCCCCCGAGGAGCGCGAGCGCGGCATCACCATCGCCACGGCTCACGTGGAGTACGAGACGGCCAACCGTCACTACGCCCATGTGGACTGCCCTGGTCACGCCGACTATATCAAGAACATGATCACCGGCGCGGCTCAGATGGACGGGGCGATCCTGGTGGTTGGCGCCGACGACGGCCCGATGCCCCAGACGCGTGAGCACATTCTTTTGGCTCGTCAGGTCGGCGTTCCGGCGATCGTGGTATTTTTGAACAAAGTTGACATGGTCGACGACGAGGAGCTGATCGAGCTTGTCGACATGGAGCTTCGCGAGCTTCTGGACAAGTACGAGTTCCCCGGCGACGACACGCCGATCGTTCGCGGCAGCGCGCTGAAGGCGCTCAACTGCGGCTGCGGCAAGGATGGCTGCGCGGACTGCCAGCCGATCCTCGACCTGATGAAGGCGGTTGACGAGTTCGTGCCGGAGCCCGTGCGCGACGTTGACCAGCCATTTTTGATGCCCATCGAGGACGTGTTCAGCATCTCTGGCCGTGGCACGGTTGTGACCGGTCGCGTTGAGCGCGGGGTGATCAACCAGGGCGACGACGTTGAGATCGTGGGCATCCGCAACACGCAGAAGACGGTGTGCACCGGCGTGGAGATGTTCCGCAAGATCCTCGACCGCGGCCAGGCTGGCGACAACATCGGTGTTTTGCTGCGCGGCACCAAGCGCGACGAGGTGGAGCGCGGCCAGGTTGTGGCCAAGCCCGGCTCGATCACGCCTCACACCAAGTTCAAGGCCGAGGTGTACGTTCTGAGCAAGGAGGAGGGTGGTCGCCACACTCCGTTCTTCAACGGCTATCGTCCGCAGTTCTACTTCCGCACGACCGACGTGACGGGCGTGGTGGACCTGCCCGAGGGCGTGGAGATGGTCATGCCCGGCGATAACGTTTCGATCAGCGTGGCCCTGATCACGCCCATCGCCATGGAAAAAGAGCTTCGTTTCGCCATCCGCGAGGGCGGCCGCACCGTCGGCGCCGGCGTGATCAGCGAAATCATCGAGTAA